Proteins from one Thermosipho atlanticus DSM 15807 genomic window:
- the cas6 gene encoding CRISPR-associated endoribonuclease Cas6 → MRLKLMFKVNSKIIPLDYRRMFISFFKYSLGNYDKEVLEKYYKKKDPILKDFTFSVFMKNCEFHKNFIQLETNFINLFFSTYSYETLIYFYNAFVNMISHEFNYKETRLELYNILKIPSKNIESNLITVKTLSPILIRNHTRQSDEYLYFSEEGAIDILKKNTHYQLKKIFVMDNSEFDIEILKLKKVTVMNYNKKLRANLGIFRIKSEKKVLEFLYRSGIGSKRSSGFGMIEIL, encoded by the coding sequence ATGAGATTAAAGTTAATGTTTAAAGTTAATTCAAAAATAATTCCATTAGATTATAGAAGAATGTTTATAAGTTTCTTTAAATATTCTTTAGGAAACTACGATAAAGAAGTTTTAGAAAAATATTACAAAAAGAAAGATCCAATACTAAAGGATTTTACTTTTTCTGTGTTCATGAAGAATTGTGAATTTCATAAAAATTTTATTCAGCTTGAAACTAATTTTATAAATTTATTTTTTTCAACATACAGTTATGAAACATTAATCTATTTTTACAATGCATTTGTAAATATGATAAGTCATGAATTTAATTATAAAGAAACAAGGCTTGAACTTTATAATATTCTAAAAATTCCAAGTAAAAATATAGAAAGTAATCTTATAACTGTAAAAACATTATCACCAATTTTAATTAGAAATCACACAAGACAAAGTGACGAATATTTATATTTTTCAGAAGAAGGAGCAATTGATATATTGAAAAAAAACACACATTATCAGCTGAAAAAAATCTTTGTGATGGATAATTCAGAGTTTGATATAGAAATTTTAAAACTGAAAAAAGTGACAGTTATGAATTACAATAAAAAGTTGAGAGCAAATTTAGGAATTTTCAGAATAAAGAGCGAGAAAAAAGTATTAGAATTTTTATATAGATCAGGCATTGGAAGTAAAAGAAGTTCAGGCTTTGGAATGATAGAGATATTATGA
- the rny gene encoding ribonuclease Y, producing MLTYIISGIAFLFGLTLGYVISKRKIEKDLFKAKKDAEHIIKEAEKEANEIKKKAIIESREEIHKLREEWERERRAREEEIRHSEERLIKREEMVAKREELLDKKETYIEELRHELELKQRNILEKEKELEEKFQKLAGITSEQAKEMVLEEAREKYEYEIAKVYSQIKARYDEDSEKYAKKVIADAIQRYAPEYSGEITISTVMLPNDDMKGRLIGREGRNIRAFEKVTGVDLIIDDTPEMVTVSCFNPLRREIARRTIEKLVADGRIHPTRIEEMYEKSKAEVEKIIKEAGQEATFVTGVGGLHPEIIKLLGRLKFRTSYGQNVLAHSIEVALIAGLIASELGLNVEKTKRGALLHDIGKALDHEVEGSHTVIGAEILKRYGESKEIINMVMAHHGEEEPITPEAVIVAAADALSAARPGARREDVENYIKRLFKLEEIAKSFKYVENAYAIQAGREVRVIVQPDKVDDTLAEKLSHDIAMKIEEELQYPGVLKVVVIREKRSVAYAK from the coding sequence ATGTTGACATATATTATTAGTGGCATTGCTTTTCTATTTGGTTTAACTTTAGGATATGTAATTTCAAAAAGGAAAATAGAAAAAGATCTATTTAAAGCTAAAAAGGATGCAGAACATATAATAAAAGAAGCAGAGAAAGAAGCAAATGAAATAAAAAAGAAAGCGATTATAGAATCAAGGGAAGAGATTCATAAGTTAAGGGAAGAATGGGAAAGAGAAAGAAGAGCAAGAGAAGAAGAAATCAGACATTCCGAAGAGAGATTGATAAAGAGAGAAGAAATGGTTGCAAAGAGAGAAGAGCTTCTTGACAAAAAAGAAACTTATATTGAAGAATTGAGACATGAACTTGAATTAAAGCAAAGAAATATATTAGAAAAAGAGAAGGAGCTTGAAGAAAAATTCCAAAAACTTGCGGGAATAACTTCAGAACAAGCTAAAGAAATGGTTCTAGAAGAAGCGAGAGAGAAATATGAATACGAAATTGCAAAGGTTTATTCTCAAATAAAGGCAAGATATGATGAAGATTCCGAAAAATATGCTAAAAAAGTAATTGCTGATGCAATTCAGAGATATGCACCAGAATATTCTGGTGAAATTACAATTAGCACTGTGATGCTTCCAAACGATGATATGAAAGGAAGATTAATTGGAAGAGAAGGTAGAAATATTAGAGCATTTGAAAAAGTTACAGGTGTTGACTTGATTATTGATGATACACCTGAAATGGTTACGGTCAGTTGTTTTAATCCTTTAAGAAGGGAAATTGCAAGAAGAACAATTGAAAAGTTAGTTGCTGATGGAAGGATTCATCCAACACGTATAGAAGAAATGTATGAAAAATCTAAGGCGGAAGTAGAAAAGATTATTAAGGAAGCAGGTCAAGAGGCTACTTTTGTCACAGGTGTGGGAGGATTACACCCTGAAATAATTAAATTGCTTGGTAGACTTAAATTTAGGACAAGTTATGGTCAAAATGTTTTGGCACATTCTATAGAAGTAGCTTTGATTGCAGGGTTAATTGCTTCTGAATTAGGTTTGAATGTTGAAAAAACAAAAAGAGGAGCATTATTACATGACATAGGAAAGGCTTTAGATCATGAAGTTGAAGGTTCACATACGGTAATTGGTGCAGAAATTTTAAAAAGATATGGTGAAAGTAAAGAAATTATCAATATGGTTATGGCACACCACGGCGAAGAAGAACCAATAACTCCAGAAGCAGTTATAGTTGCAGCTGCAGATGCCTTATCTGCTGCTCGACCAGGTGCAAGGCGTGAAGATGTAGAAAATTATATCAAGAGATTATTTAAACTTGAAGAAATTGCGAAAAGCTTTAAATATGTTGAAAATGCTTACGCTATTCAAGCTGGTAGAGAAGTAAGAGTAATAGTTCAACCTGATAAAGTTGATGATACTTTGGCAGAGAAACTTTCGCATGATATAGCAATGAAAATAGAAGAAGAATTACAATACCCGGGAGTTTTAAAAGTGGTAGTGATAAGAGAAAAGAGAAGTGTTGCATATGCAAAATAA
- a CDS encoding regulatory protein RecX: protein MKRKKQRNPINDALRLLKYRIRSENELRFRLKEKGYESEEIEKTISYLKEKGFIDDEKFAYLYVYDSLTLHKKGPFRIKLELKKLGVDEYIIEDAIKKVLEEVDLEEIKKEITKGMDEKKARELLYRKGFGGE, encoded by the coding sequence GTGAAAAGAAAGAAACAAAGAAATCCAATAAATGATGCTTTAAGGCTTTTGAAGTATCGTATTAGATCTGAAAATGAGCTTAGATTTAGATTGAAGGAAAAAGGATACGAGAGTGAGGAAATAGAAAAAACGATAAGTTATTTAAAAGAAAAAGGATTTATAGACGACGAAAAATTTGCATATCTATATGTTTACGATTCATTGACTTTACACAAAAAAGGTCCTTTTAGGATCAAGTTAGAGTTGAAAAAGCTTGGAGTTGATGAGTATATTATAGAAGATGCAATAAAAAAAGTTTTAGAGGAAGTTGATCTGGAAGAAATAAAGAAGGAAATTACAAAAGGTATGGATGAAAAAAAAGCACGAGAACTACTTTATAGAAAAGGATTTGGAGGTGAATAG
- the recA gene encoding recombinase RecA, which yields MSNNEKMEVLKKAINKIEKTYGKGAIMLLGEDSHVQNIEVIPSGSVAIDIASGVGGYPRGRIIEIYGPESSGKTTIALHAIASAQKNGGIAAFIDAEHALDPVYAQNLGVDVSNLLIAQPDYGEQALEIVDDLVRSNAVDLVVIDSVAALVPRAEIEGAMGDVQVGLQARLMSQALRKLAGNINKSKSVVIFINQTRMKIGVMYGNPETTTGGVALKFYSTMRLEVRNIGKLTEGQNHIGNEVRVKFVKNKVAPPFKEAIVDIIYGKGIVREYELFNLAVDEGLVTRRGSWFSYVDLNGTEHSLGQGKNNSIEYLVNHSELLNEIEIRIREKHGLIKGEESSEKKETKKSNK from the coding sequence ATGAGCAATAATGAAAAGATGGAGGTTCTTAAAAAAGCGATTAATAAAATTGAAAAAACTTATGGGAAAGGTGCTATAATGCTTTTAGGTGAGGATTCGCATGTACAAAATATAGAAGTTATTCCAAGTGGTTCGGTAGCTATTGATATTGCTTCAGGAGTAGGTGGCTATCCTCGAGGAAGAATTATTGAAATATACGGTCCAGAATCAAGTGGTAAAACCACAATAGCGCTCCATGCAATAGCGTCTGCACAAAAAAATGGAGGAATAGCTGCTTTCATTGACGCAGAGCATGCTCTTGATCCAGTTTATGCTCAAAATTTAGGTGTTGATGTATCGAATTTATTAATTGCTCAACCAGATTATGGAGAGCAAGCTCTTGAGATAGTGGATGATTTAGTAAGAAGTAATGCTGTTGATTTAGTAGTTATTGATTCTGTTGCGGCATTGGTACCAAGAGCTGAAATAGAAGGTGCTATGGGGGATGTACAGGTGGGGCTTCAAGCAAGATTAATGTCTCAAGCTTTAAGAAAACTTGCAGGGAATATTAATAAATCGAAATCTGTTGTTATTTTTATAAATCAAACTCGTATGAAAATTGGGGTAATGTATGGAAATCCGGAAACAACAACAGGTGGAGTAGCATTAAAATTCTATTCAACAATGCGTCTTGAAGTTAGAAACATAGGGAAGTTGACTGAAGGACAGAATCATATAGGAAATGAAGTAAGAGTAAAATTTGTGAAAAATAAAGTTGCCCCACCATTTAAAGAAGCAATTGTAGATATCATTTATGGAAAAGGAATAGTAAGAGAATACGAATTATTCAATCTAGCGGTTGATGAAGGTTTAGTTACGAGACGTGGGAGTTGGTTCTCTTATGTTGACTTGAATGGTACTGAACATTCCTTAGGTCAGGGGAAGAATAATTCGATTGAGTATCTTGTTAATCATTCAGAATTGTTAAATGAAATTGAGATAAGGATTAGAGAAAAACATGGATTAATTAAAGGAGAAGAATCAAGTGAAAAGAAAGAAACAAAGAAATCCAATAAATGA
- the thpR gene encoding RNA 2',3'-cyclic phosphodiesterase: MRTFIALDINSEVNEIANETISKLMRMGFKASWVKPENMHLTLFFLGDVKEALVETLANRLQKRLAGFPSFSFDVSGFGYFRFKNRPRVFFLKVVQNKALQTLYLEMRSEMKKLRMSFEDQGNFVPHITLGRVKFSPEKWESLVEGITTPKITVPVDSVTIYSSTLTPAGPIYKWLYRIKFEGGLMKNEQ; encoded by the coding sequence ATGCGAACTTTTATTGCTTTAGATATAAATTCGGAGGTTAATGAAATTGCTAATGAAACAATTTCAAAGCTTATGAGAATGGGTTTCAAAGCTTCATGGGTGAAGCCTGAAAATATGCATCTAACACTGTTTTTTTTGGGAGATGTAAAAGAAGCGTTGGTTGAAACTCTTGCAAATCGTTTGCAAAAAAGGCTTGCTGGATTTCCTTCTTTTTCTTTTGACGTTTCGGGTTTTGGTTATTTTAGGTTTAAAAATAGACCAAGGGTCTTTTTTCTGAAAGTTGTTCAAAATAAAGCATTGCAGACATTGTATCTTGAAATGAGATCTGAAATGAAGAAACTTAGAATGTCTTTTGAAGATCAAGGAAATTTTGTTCCTCATATAACTCTTGGAAGAGTTAAATTTAGCCCGGAAAAATGGGAGAGTTTGGTTGAAGGCATTACAACACCTAAGATCACAGTACCGGTTGATAGTGTGACTATTTATTCATCAACTTTAACACCCGCTGGACCTATTTATAAATGGCTTTACAGGATTAAATTTGAAGGAGGTTTGATGAAAAATGAGCAATAA
- the pgsA gene encoding CDP-diacylglycerol--glycerol-3-phosphate 3-phosphatidyltransferase, translating to MNIPNIITWIRVVLTAILVAFLIQQNYIVAFILFLIASFSDYLDGYFARKLNQVSNFGKIFDQMSDKILITSILIVFVQQNLIPSWILVVIVFRDTLVTTIRMAAVNLGTVVAANYFGKLKTVSQIVWVISLFLQVLYFKNLESFNNVIGYLVVIVTILSGLIYMVQNREVLKG from the coding sequence GTGAATATTCCCAATATTATTACTTGGATTAGGGTTGTTTTAACGGCGATTCTGGTTGCTTTTCTTATCCAGCAGAATTATATAGTTGCGTTTATTTTATTTTTAATTGCTTCTTTCAGCGATTATTTGGATGGTTATTTTGCAAGAAAATTAAATCAGGTTAGTAATTTTGGAAAGATATTTGATCAAATGAGTGACAAAATTTTGATTACTAGTATTTTAATTGTATTTGTTCAGCAAAATCTCATACCAAGTTGGATATTAGTTGTTATTGTTTTTCGCGATACTCTTGTGACTACAATACGAATGGCTGCAGTGAATTTGGGCACAGTTGTAGCAGCAAATTATTTTGGAAAATTGAAAACAGTTTCTCAAATAGTATGGGTTATTAGTTTGTTTTTGCAGGTACTGTATTTCAAAAATCTTGAGAGTTTTAATAATGTTATAGGGTATTTGGTGGTAATTGTGACAATCCTTTCTGGGTTAATTTATATGGTGCAGAATAGGGAAGTTTTAAAGGGGTGA